A window from Drosophila subobscura isolate 14011-0131.10 chromosome O, UCBerk_Dsub_1.0, whole genome shotgun sequence encodes these proteins:
- the LOC117897641 gene encoding odorant receptor 85f → MKSEQRSYENFAAVPSTVFRLMGYNVLDAPDETRTRRLVMWIYRWICTSSHVVCVAFMIFRMLEMTTIDSVSLIIRYATLVTYVINSDTKHATAMQRDSIQSLNRKLADLYPKSALQRAYYRVNEHYWSRSFLAMIFFYIGSSIMVVIGPILQSILAYFTQQQFTYQHCYPYFIYNPEQQPIWIYVGIYALEWLHSTHMVVSNIATDLWLLCFQVQICMHFSCMIRSLEDYQPNLTHERDDKHFLAQMVNKHEYLVLLQNDLNGIFGGSLLLSLITTAAVLCTVSVYVLIQGLNLEGITYVVFIGTSCMQLFLVCNHGQQVLDLSADIGHAAYNHNWHNASIAYKKYLLIIIIRAQKPVELSAMGYMPISRDTFKQMMSVTYRGLAMIRQMIE, encoded by the exons ATGAAATCCGAGCAACGCAGCTACGAAAACTTTGCCGCTGTGCCCAGCACCGTCTTTCGACTCATGGGCTACAATGTGTTGGACGCTCCCGATGAGACGCGCACTCGGAGGCTGGTGATGTGGATCTACCGCTGGATATGCACCTCCAGCCACGTCGTCTGCGTGGCATTCATGATATTCCGCATGTTGGAAATGACGACCATAGACAGCGTCTCGCTGATCATACGCTACGCGACTCTGGTCACGTACGTCATCAATTCGGACACCAAGCACGCCACCGCCATGCAGCGGGACTCCATCCAGAGCCTCAATAGGAAACTGGCGGACTTGTATCCGAAAAGTGCGCTCCAGAGAGCCTATTATCGGGTGAATGAACACTACTGGTCTCGATCATTTCTGGCCATGATCTTCTTCTACATTGGCTCCTCGATTATGGTCGTCATTGGTCCCATTCTGCAGTCGATCCTCGCCTATTTCACACAGCAGCAGTTTACGTATCAGCATTGCTATCCATATTTCATATACAATCCCGAACAACAGCCGATCTGGATCTATGTGGGCATCTATGCCCTGGAGTGGCTTCACAGCACCCACATGGTGGTCTCCAACATAGCCACAGAcctctggctgctgtgctTTCAAGTGCAGATCTGCATGCACTTCAGTTGCATGATTCGGTCCTTGGAGGATTACCAACCCAATCTGACGCACGAGAGAGATGATAAACACTTCCTGGCGCAGATGGTGAACAAGCACGAATACCTGGTTCT ACTTCAGAACGATCTCAATGGCATTTTTGGTGGGTCGCTGCTGTTGAGTCTCATTACAACCGCCGCAGTGCTGTGCACGGTCTCCGTGTACGTACTTATACAGGGCCTAAACTTGGAGGGGATTACATATGTGGTTTTCATTGGCACTTCATGCATGCAGCTGTTCCTGGTTTGTAATCATGGTCAGCAGGTTCTCGATCTG AGCGCAGACATTGGCCACGCCGCGTACAACCACAACTGGCACAATGCCTCGATAGCCTACAAGAAGTATCTgctgattattattattcggGCCCAAAAGCCAGTTGAACTGAGCGCCATGGGGTATATGCCGATATCTCGCGACACCTTCAAGCAG ATGATGAGCGTGACTTACCGCGGTCTTGCCATGATTCGTCAAATGATCGAGTAG
- the LOC117897639 gene encoding protein FMC1 homolog, protein MSGTKVLRSLLHELRKASPNGCIKDSLAARYILAQYKKYETTDQQHCKARNEAVFLGQTYLTYLSSLRNYTELYHEFHGRGERSVKDTADLVGFKLPTDPK, encoded by the coding sequence ATGTCGGGAACCAAAGTGCTACGCTCCCTGCTGCACGAGCTACGCAAGGCGTCGCCAAATGGCTGCATTAAGGACTCCTTGGCCGCCCGCTACATACTGGCGCAATACAAGAAGTACGAGACGACGGACCAGCAGCACTGCAAGGCTCGCAACGAGGCAGTCTTCTTGGGCCAAACATATCTCACTTACTTGAGCAGCCTGCGCAACTATACTGAGCTGTACCACGAGTTCCATGGACGTGGAGAGCGGTCCGTGAAGGATACAGCCGATCTGGTGGGCTTCAAGTTGCCCACAGATCCCAAGTGA
- the LOC117897638 gene encoding 60S ribosomal protein L34, with protein sequence MVQRLTLRRRLSYNTRSNKRRIVRTPGGRLVYQYVKKNKTVPRCGQCKEKLKGITPSRPSERPRMSKRLKTVARTYGGVLCHGCLRERIVRAFLIEEQKIVKALKSQREALVKPVKAPKVEQKKKPTGKPTKPGAGKAGAKSTGPKGAAGAKGAAGKKPGQKPAVGKPRK encoded by the exons atggtCCAACGCCTGACGCTGAGAAGACGCCTGTCGTACAACACACGCTCCAACAAGAGGCGCAT TGTGCGCACTCCTGGCGGTCGTCTGGTGTACCAGTATGTTAAGAAGAACAAGACTGTGCCCCGTTGCGGCCAGTGCAAGGAGAAGCTTAAGGGCATCACGCCCTCTCGCCCTAGCGAGCGCCCACGCATGTCCAAGCGCTTGAAGACCGTCGCCCGCACGTACGGAGGCGTTCTCTGCCACGGCTGCCTGCGCGAGCGCATCGTTCGCGCCTTCCTCATCGAGGAGCAGAAGATCGTCAAGGCCCTGAAGAGCCAGCGCGAGGCATTGGTGAAGCCAGTCAAGGCCCCCAAGGtggagcagaagaagaagcccaCTGGCAAGCCCACGAAGCCAGGAGCCGGCAAGGCCGGTGCCAAATCCACGGGACCCAAGGGAGCCGCTGGCGCTAAGGGCGCTGCCGGCAAGAAGCCCGGACAGAAGCCTGCTGTTGGCAAGCCAAGGAAGTAA
- the LOC117897637 gene encoding omega-amidase NIT2 isoform X1, with protein sequence MSKVSNIMRLALLQLKGSKDKTVNVQNAVSKIEAVVKEHQPRLITLPECFNAPYGTKYFREYSETIPDGYTSQQLSNLAKKHQVYIVGGTIPELGENDAIYNTCTVWSPSGDLIAKHRKMHLFDIDVKGGIRFKESETLSAGNDFTTIDVDGHKIGIGICYDIRFEEMARLYRNEGCEMIIYPAAFNMTTGPLHWELLQRSRANDNQLFVVTTSPARDSSAEYVAYGHSMIVDPWAKIQKSAGEGEETVVADIDFSLVEQVRQQIPVFSQRRLDLYATARHGQ encoded by the exons ATGAGCAAAGTAAGCAACA TCATGCGTCTGGCGCTGTTGCAGCTGAAGGGCTCCAAGGACAAAACGGTCAACGTCCAAAATGCTGTAAGCAAAATAGAAGCGGTCGTCAAGGAGCACCAGCCCCGCCTGATCACGCTGCCCGAGTGCTTCAACGCTCCGTATGGCACCAAATACTTCCGCGAGTACTCCGAAACCATACCGGATGGCTACACCTCGCAGCAGCTCTCGAATCTCGCCAAGAAACATCAGGTGTACATTGTGGGTGGCACCATACCGGAGCTGGGAGAGAACGATGCCATCTACAATACGTGCACGGTGTGGTCGCCCAGCGGTGATCTGATAGCCAAGCATCGGAAGATGCATCTCTTCGACATCGATGTGAAGGGCGGCATTCGGTTCAAGGAGTCCGAGACACTCTCGGCGGGCAATGACTTCACCACCATCGATGTGGATGGCCACAagattggcattggcatctgCTATGACATTCGCTTCGAGGAGATGGCGCGTCTCTATCGGAACGAGGGCTGTGAGATGATCATCTATCCGGCCGCCTTCAATATGACCACTGGACCCCTGCACTGGGAGCTGCTTCAGCGTTCCCGAGCCAACGACAATCAACTCTTTGTGGTAACCACATCCCCGGCTAGAGATTCGAGTGCTGAATACGTAGCCTATGGCCATTCGATGATTGTTGACCCTTGGGCCAAGATCCAGAAGAGTGCCGGCGAAGGGGAGGAGACTGTGGTGGCCGATATTGACTTCTCGCTGGTGGAGCAAGTGCGTCAGCAGATTCCCGTGTTCAGCCAACGTCGCCTGGATCTGTACGCCACCGCAAGGCATGGCCAAtaa
- the LOC117897637 gene encoding omega-amidase NIT2 isoform X2, translated as MRLALLQLKGSKDKTVNVQNAVSKIEAVVKEHQPRLITLPECFNAPYGTKYFREYSETIPDGYTSQQLSNLAKKHQVYIVGGTIPELGENDAIYNTCTVWSPSGDLIAKHRKMHLFDIDVKGGIRFKESETLSAGNDFTTIDVDGHKIGIGICYDIRFEEMARLYRNEGCEMIIYPAAFNMTTGPLHWELLQRSRANDNQLFVVTTSPARDSSAEYVAYGHSMIVDPWAKIQKSAGEGEETVVADIDFSLVEQVRQQIPVFSQRRLDLYATARHGQ; from the coding sequence ATGCGTCTGGCGCTGTTGCAGCTGAAGGGCTCCAAGGACAAAACGGTCAACGTCCAAAATGCTGTAAGCAAAATAGAAGCGGTCGTCAAGGAGCACCAGCCCCGCCTGATCACGCTGCCCGAGTGCTTCAACGCTCCGTATGGCACCAAATACTTCCGCGAGTACTCCGAAACCATACCGGATGGCTACACCTCGCAGCAGCTCTCGAATCTCGCCAAGAAACATCAGGTGTACATTGTGGGTGGCACCATACCGGAGCTGGGAGAGAACGATGCCATCTACAATACGTGCACGGTGTGGTCGCCCAGCGGTGATCTGATAGCCAAGCATCGGAAGATGCATCTCTTCGACATCGATGTGAAGGGCGGCATTCGGTTCAAGGAGTCCGAGACACTCTCGGCGGGCAATGACTTCACCACCATCGATGTGGATGGCCACAagattggcattggcatctgCTATGACATTCGCTTCGAGGAGATGGCGCGTCTCTATCGGAACGAGGGCTGTGAGATGATCATCTATCCGGCCGCCTTCAATATGACCACTGGACCCCTGCACTGGGAGCTGCTTCAGCGTTCCCGAGCCAACGACAATCAACTCTTTGTGGTAACCACATCCCCGGCTAGAGATTCGAGTGCTGAATACGTAGCCTATGGCCATTCGATGATTGTTGACCCTTGGGCCAAGATCCAGAAGAGTGCCGGCGAAGGGGAGGAGACTGTGGTGGCCGATATTGACTTCTCGCTGGTGGAGCAAGTGCGTCAGCAGATTCCCGTGTTCAGCCAACGTCGCCTGGATCTGTACGCCACCGCAAGGCATGGCCAAtaa
- the LOC117897635 gene encoding golgin-45, whose protein sequence is MNADNTVINVDKTPDCRTSGDGMEQPEQTAPTKVENATSSDVDIKVRRPQLSRKDSTVAQEAAMGRKTSSGSGHASHLPLPGLHTLYRRPEIVTRSLAPVLPKGELVQLKPRLVHPHHEPLPEHKKTKPPKFVPYEPYPGAVNPMTAAPAAKHKIHRDKNNLDIGVLVDQVSTLRIQELDTEPKAKDNKDASSEELDSLKEQLSKMREERDYFQAQYKFQTQVNSELKNLLVASVGEDLQTRVNLLTEDKLQLARALLDTANNLTTHTEQIEFLAGQCEVWRSKFLASSVMVEELARWKADLTQKNQMLNESTKQLLHATHQIREIQLDMLKQLKFLAKIRYLNLPATDVISLSAENLNILQRMVLHTGVGIPEETLKLSSASTSPLCEAEKYAVRALEFISQPLMATDEAIRALFDQAQRPHYVRSASAEAPPADSAQQSDQKQ, encoded by the exons ATGAATGCGGACAACACAGTTATCAATGTCGACAAGACCCCGGACTGCCGCACCAGCGGGGACGGGATGGAGCAGCCAGAACAGACCGCACcaacaaaagtggaaaatgcaacaaGCTCTGATGTGGACATTAAGGTCAGGCGACCACAGTTGTCGCGAAAGGACAGCACAGTTGCCCAGGAGGCAGCGATGGGTAGGAAAACATCCTCAGGCAGTGGCCATGCCTCCCATTTGCCGCTGCCGGGCCTGCATACGCTCTATAGACGCCCCGAAATTGTTACCCGAAGCCTAGCCCCGGTCCTGCCCAAGGGAGAGCTGGTGCAGCTGAAGCCGCGGCTAGTCCATCCGCACCACGAACCCCTGCCGGAACACAAAAAGACTAAACCACCGAAATTCGTGCCTTATGAGCCATATCCGGGCGCAGTGAACCCAATGACTGCTGCACCAGCGGCGAAGCATAAAATTCATCGTGACAAAAACAATCTGGACATCGGTGTACTCGTGGATCAAGTGTCCACGCTGCGCATCCAAGAACTGGACACTGAGCCCAAAGCGAAAGACAATAAAGATGCCAGCAGCGAGGAGTTGGACAGCCTGAAGGAGCAGCTCTCGAAAATGAGGGAGGAACGTGACTACTTCCAGGCCCAATACAAATTCCAAACGCAGGTCAACAGCGAACTGAAGAATCTGCTGGTGGCGTCTGTGGGTGAGGATCTGCAGACTCGCGTCAATCTGCTGACCGAAgacaagctgcagctggctcGAGCCCTGCTGGACACGGCAAACAATCTGACGACGCATACCGAACAAATTGAGTTTCTCGCAGGGCAATGCGAGGTGTGGCGCTCCAAGTTTCTGGCCAGCAGTGTTATGGTCGAAGAGCTGGCGCGCTGGAAGGCCGATCTCACGCAGAAGAACCAGATGCTGAACGAGTCCACCAAGCAattgctgcatgccacacaccagATACGCGAGATCCAGCTGGACATGCTGAAGCAACtgaagtttttggccaaaattcGTTACCTCAATCTGCCCGCTACCGATGTGATCAGTCTGAGTGCCGAGAATTTGAACATTCTACAGCGAATGGTGCTCCACACGGGAGTGGGCATTCCCGAGGAGACGCTCAAGCTGTCCAGCGCCAGCACGAGTCCGCTCTGTGAGGCGGAAAAGTATGCAGTTCGG GCATTGGAGTTCATTAGTCAGCCACTGATGGCCACCGATGAGGCCATTCGCGCTTTGTTCGACCAAGCCCAGCGACCCCATTATGTGCGTTCAGCTTCAGCGGAGGCTCCTCCGGCCGACAGTGCTCAACAGTCGGACCAAAAGCAATAA